DNA sequence from the Candidatus Zixiibacteriota bacterium genome:
ACTCCCAGCGGCATGTCGATTCTGATTTCGAGGACAGGGGGCTTTTAGCCCCCTGCGGAACGTATGTCCGGGCACGGCAGGCCGTGCCCCTACTTGATCTCCTTCGGCGGCCGTTCGATCACCTGCGCACTATCATCCAGGCCCGCGAGAATTTCCACCTGCAAGCCGTCGGACAGGCCGGTCTTGATCGGGATCTCCTTGGCCTGATCTTTGACGTCGGTGGGAATCTCGACATAGGCGGAATCGGCGCGGAAGGTCACCAGCCGTTCCGGCAGAACCAGAACCGAGTCCTTGCGGTTGATCACGATCTCGGCATTGGCCGAGTATCCGGCGCGCAAGGTCACCGTGTCTGGAACCGACGTCAGATGAATCTCGACGTCGAAGAGAACCGTGTTGTCTTCTTTGCGCGCCTTGGGCGATATCTTGTAGAGCTCCCCTTTCACCGGCGCACTGGGAAGAGCGCCGACCTTCAAATCGACCGGCATTCCCTGACGCAGCTTGCCGACGTCGATTTCATCGACCGTGCCCTTGAATAATAGTCGTTCCATCGATGCCAGCGTCAACAGCGCCGTCCCCTCCTGAAATGACGTCAGCGGCACCACCGGATCACCCTGGTTGACGTGACGGGCCAGCACCGTGCCGGTGATCGGCGAACGGATGACCGACTCGACCGCCTTGTTGGCAATCGTGGTCTTGCCGCTCTCGATCAGCGAGAATCTCTCCTCGGCGAGTTTCCGTCGCAGATCGGTCTCGTCCAATGTCTGGCGGTATTTCTCGATGTCATTTGTGGACATGAGGTTCTTGTCACTCAGTTCCTTGGCGCGATCATAATCGCGTTTGGCTTGGTCGTAGGCGACCGCCGCCAGCTCGACATTGCGCTTGGCCTCGGCGTACTCCAAAGGCGTCGGATCGGGAGCGACCTCGATCAGCGGGTCGCCGGTGTGCACCGAGTCGCCGATCTCGACCAGCAACTTCTTCACGAGCCCGGAGATCTTGGACTTGATGGCGATCTCATTGTCGGGCTCGATACGTCCGATCGCCAGCGCCTTGTCGATGATCGTGCCGCGCTCGACTTTGACCAGCTTGAAGGAGGCATCGCCGTGCCCGGAACGGTTCATGATGATGAAGATCACGCCGGCGACGATGATCACGCCCGTGATCCCCAAACCGATTTTCTTGAACATGGAGTCCGGCTCCGCGTGGTAGGGGTGAGTATGCGATTCGGCCTGAGCGCCGCCTGCCGACGCGAAATGGCGGCGCCTTCAATAATACGGACGTCTTGGTCAAAGGTTTCGTGGCCGGGTCTCGACGCACCGTGGGCATGTGCAACGCCTCCGGTGCCCCACCCGAAGGGTGGGATCCCGGAGTCCCGAAGGGGCGCAAGTCAATAGCCCACGGCGTAAGCCGTGGGCTTACGATCTCCGGCGTCACCTTGTGTGACCGAGATGGCAGGTCTATATTGAGATGGCAGGGAAGTGCGATGCGAAAGTGGCGGAATTGGCAGACGCGCGGGACTTAGGATCCCGTGGGGCAACCCGTGGGGGTTCAAATCCCCCCTTTCGCACTCATGAAATGACATCGGGCAGGCACAGGGGCCTGCCCCTACGATGGAATGGCACGTGTGTCGTAGGGGCGGGCCCCTGTGGCCGCCCGTGATGGTCACACATTCGCCAAGACGACCGTGCAGTGGGCGCAACGGGTCGCCTTGATCGGTATCTCGGAGAGGCATTCCGGACAGGGCTTGGTGGTCGGGACCGCCGGCGTCTCTGCCTGTTTCTTCATCCGGTTCATTCCCTTGACAACCATAAAGATCGCGAAGGCGACGATGATGAAGTCGATGATCGTGTTGATGAAGACGCCGTAGTTGATGGTCGCCGCCCCGGCGGCCTGCGCTTCCTTCAATGAGGCGTAGGTGCCGCCCGACAGCGAGATGAACAGGTTGCTGAAGTCGACATTGCCGAGAAGCCGGCCGATCGGCGGCATGAGAACATCGCCCACCAGCGATGAGACGATCTTGCCGAACGCCGCGCCGATGATGATCCCGACCGCCATGTCGACCACGTTGCCGCGCATGGCGAAGGTTTTGAATTCCCTGAACATGTTCCCTCCCTGTGTTGGATTCTGACCGACTGTCATCCTATAGCGCTTCTGACAGGACAAATGGGTAGGAGATTTCCCTCACCCGATCCGTCCTTCGGACGGATCGTCCTCTCCTCCTCGACCCCGCTCGGGGCAAGCCGGAGGGAGAGGTTATCATCTAGCCCCGGAATTACTCGCTCAGATCATCTTCCAGGCGAAGCCGAGCGTGATCGTCTCCTTGAAGCGGCCGCCGCGAGCGACCTCTTTGTCGTAGAGCCACTGGACGTACAGCGACACGACGAGATACTTGGCGACCTGCGCCGACAGCGTGTTCTCCCAATTGACGTCTATGGACTTCCAGTAGTCTTCTTCCGGTCTGCCCTTCAACTCGTCGGCACGCGAGTTGAACAGCGCCTTGAACGCCGTCAGCTTCGTCTTCCAAAGGACGCTGGAATGGGGGATCTTGTACTTCCCGTCGGTGACCCACTCCATGCCGCCGTCCTTGGTGGTCGTGGTCGTCGTCTTGTCCGATTCGGAACTGTAGGCGCGCATGATCCTTTGGCGCAGCCCGGCGCCGACCCGGGTGAGTATCTCGTCGTCACTCTGCTTGTAGACCAGGCGCGTCACGCCGAATGATTCAGTCAGATCTATCGGGTTGAGGTACAGCTTGTGGTTGGGGTTCGTGGCGTCCTCAAGCTGGCTGATCAAACGCAAGGCGGCATAGGGCGGCAGGGCCTTCCAGTTCAGATAGCGCAACAGACTCTCGAAGTCGATGAGGTCGGTCGATTTGAAGGGTTTACGCCAGTCCTTGGTCTCGGCGTCCTGGCTGTGGGTCTGGCCATAGGCCAGATGCAGGGCATTGCGCCAGTTCCACGAGGTCGGAAACTGCCGCTCCAGACCCAGATTCGCCCCGGCCACCCAAGTCAGACTTCCCGCATCGCCGCCGGCCCAGTTGTCCGAGTAGGCGTTCTGAGCCAGTGTGAGCGTCATGTCGACCGTCGGCTTCCAGGCCAGCGAATCCTGACCGAAGGCCGTCGTGGTCAGCCCGAGCAAAGCGATCGTCATGAGCGCGCCCAGTTTCACGGTTCCCTCCTCATCATGTCACGGTTTCAATTGGGCCAGTCCCTTTTTCGCGAGCAGCCCTGGGCCAAGGAATACCGCGTGAATGTCCAAAGGACAAGTCTTGTTCCCTCCAAGGGACAGCGGTGCCGCTTCCGTCGTGTTGCCAACAAGAGACGCGCCCCACGTTGCTGCGGGGCGCGTCGTTGGGAATTGGTCAGTGAAGTGCGGGATCAGACTTCGGCCAGGATCGCCTCAATCGTTTCCGGATGATGGCCGTTGCCATTCTCCGGGACCGGCGCCGCCGACAGGTCGGTGTTCACGAGGAACCCGGCGCAGCGGCGGATGTCGGTCTCACCCATGAGATACTGCACGACCCGGTCGATCCCGACGCCGAAGCCGTAGTGCTCGCCGATGAGGTGCCCCTGGGCTTCCATGTGTCCGAGGTAGTCGGCAAACTGCGCCAATCCCAGACCGCGCCGCTGGAGGGTGGCGAACATCCCGGATTTCAGCAGGCGGGCGCGCAGCACGTCACTCTGATGAATGCGCACGGCGCCGCCGAGGGACTCGCCGGAGATCGGGAGCAACAGATCGCACGACTGCACGGTCGGCCGATCGCCATTGTGGGTCGGCGTCGGCTTCATGTTGAAGAATTTCTCCAATGTGGGCCGCGGCCCGAAGGCAGGTTGCGGGTCAGGATGATGGGTCAACAGCACCGGCCCGTCGGCACAGAGCGCGATCTCTTGGGCGTGCGAAAAGTCCTCGCCCCAGGAGTCGGCTCCCAATTCCAGTTTCTTCAGGGCCTCGGAATAGGTCACCAGTTGCAGACGCGAAGCGATCGGCTCGGCACCCCATGTTGCCGAGACCTCGTCGATCGCGGAGAACAGCGACTTGATCGTGCCGACCAATTCTGGGAAGCCGCCGCGCCCTTCGACTTCCAAGAGCGTGAATTCACGGAGGTGGCGGTGGTCGATGGTCGCCTCGGCGCGTCCGGAGGAGCCGACGGTGAAGGCGCGCGGCACTTCGGCGAGCGACATTTCGAGGTAGAGTTGCCCCGTCTGGGCGAAGTAGTACTCGCCGGGGACATTCGCCGAGGTCACCTCCCAGAGGGTGTCGACGTTCTCGCAGGCGCCGGTGGCGGTGACGATGCGCGGGGTGGGCCGAAATTGATAGTCGTTTTCGCCGGCCCAGCGCCACAGCGCCTTGAGCACACCGTCGTAGATCTGATGCTTGTTCATGAAACCTCCCGTGGCAAAGCCCTCCGTGTCTCGGCGCGGAGGGACGGTTAGGGGTGGGTGGAGCTTTTCGAATCAGTGGGCGCTGCCGCCAAGGCAAGCGCCGGGGCTATTTGCGGCGGTGCGGAAACGAAGTCAAGACGAAATTAGTCGGCCAAAAAGAAAGGCGGGCAAAGCCCGCCCTGCGATTCGAGATTTCAGGTCGTCATTGCCCCTGCGGCACCACGATCGAATCCCGGGCGCTGACCGTCAACGCGCAGAGCACGCCGCTGATCGATTCCTTCTGGATCGGTGACGGCGTATCCAACGGCGGGGATTTGTAGGTGGCATCCCCGCGGGATAGGAGATTCGGGGTATAGGCCAGCACCTGGATGAAATAAGCGTCGGCGACGGTGACGCCGAAATCGTTTTGGAAGGCCTCGCCGTTGAACGTGTAGGAATACTCCCCCAGGTCGATGCGATCCGATAATCCTTCCGCCCCCGAACCCGTTGTCCTCGGCTTCACGGAGATGGCGTACCCGGTGATTCCCAGAGAAGGCGACCATTCGATGGTGACAGTGCCTCCCTGCCACAGGCGCGATGGCGGAATGACGTTGGTGATGAAGAAGGCGGCGGGAAGAACCAATGAATCCCGGTAGACGAATCCCTCGCTGGTGTCGACCGCCGCAATCGGTATCGCCCGGCCGGTGGTCCAGTGACCGATGCCGTAGCTCTTGGAACCTTCTCCCGACAACGGCAGCGTCGGGATGGTGTCGCCATCGACAACGACCATACCGCCTACGATCCCCTCACGCTCGCGCAGAAACCGTGTCCAGAGGTAGTCCCGGCCGTCGTTGAGGTTCTTTTCCAGGATGACCTGGAGATCGTACTTCGCCTTTGGTTTGCCGCCGTCTGTGGGAGACGATGAGCATCCCCATGCCGACGCCGCCAAAATGGCCACCAGCACCCGGAATCGGATTGCTGTCCGTGAGATTCCCCGCAACTTGTTCTGGTTCATTGGACCCGCCCTGTTAGTCCCACCCCGTTTATACATTATCGGCGCATCGACCGACAAAAGTGAATGGGATGGCCCGTCCCGCGTCAATAGTGCTCGATCACTTCGTCGGGTTAGGCCGGCCGGGTGTTAGATTGACACGGGCCGCATCCACCATCGATGCGGCCATGGGCAATGTGGGGTTGATCCGATGCCGTGGTGGCTCATCGTGGGTTTTCCTGGTCTGCTGGCGACGGCGTTGATGCTCCTGGCGCCGATCCGCTTGCAGTTGGTCCTTGAGAGCGGACAGTGGCGGGTGCGCATTTCCTACATCGGTTTGCAGGTGGCGTGGCGACAGGGAGTTGGACGGGCCGAAGTCCGCTTTCTGGGTCTGCGACTTTGGTCTTCTGTCGGAGTGTTCGACATAAAATCGACAGGCGCAGTCCCAC
Encoded proteins:
- a CDS encoding efflux RND transporter periplasmic adaptor subunit: MFKKIGLGITGVIIVAGVIFIIMNRSGHGDASFKLVKVERGTIIDKALAIGRIEPDNEIAIKSKISGLVKKLLVEIGDSVHTGDPLIEVAPDPTPLEYAEAKRNVELAAVAYDQAKRDYDRAKELSDKNLMSTNDIEKYRQTLDETDLRRKLAEERFSLIESGKTTIANKAVESVIRSPITGTVLARHVNQGDPVVPLTSFQEGTALLTLASMERLLFKGTVDEIDVGKLRQGMPVDLKVGALPSAPVKGELYKISPKARKEDNTVLFDVEIHLTSVPDTVTLRAGYSANAEIVINRKDSVLVLPERLVTFRADSAYVEIPTDVKDQAKEIPIKTGLSDGLQVEILAGLDDSAQVIERPPKEIK
- the mscL gene encoding large conductance mechanosensitive channel protein MscL translates to MFREFKTFAMRGNVVDMAVGIIIGAAFGKIVSSLVGDVLMPPIGRLLGNVDFSNLFISLSGGTYASLKEAQAAGAATINYGVFINTIIDFIIVAFAIFMVVKGMNRMKKQAETPAVPTTKPCPECLSEIPIKATRCAHCTVVLANV
- a CDS encoding DUF3078 domain-containing protein, whose amino-acid sequence is MKLGALMTIALLGLTTTAFGQDSLAWKPTVDMTLTLAQNAYSDNWAGGDAGSLTWVAGANLGLERQFPTSWNWRNALHLAYGQTHSQDAETKDWRKPFKSTDLIDFESLLRYLNWKALPPYAALRLISQLEDATNPNHKLYLNPIDLTESFGVTRLVYKQSDDEILTRVGAGLRQRIMRAYSSESDKTTTTTTKDGGMEWVTDGKYKIPHSSVLWKTKLTAFKALFNSRADELKGRPEEDYWKSIDVNWENTLSAQVAKYLVVSLYVQWLYDKEVARGGRFKETITLGFAWKMI
- a CDS encoding amino acid--tRNA ligase-related protein; translated protein: MNKHQIYDGVLKALWRWAGENDYQFRPTPRIVTATGACENVDTLWEVTSANVPGEYYFAQTGQLYLEMSLAEVPRAFTVGSSGRAEATIDHRHLREFTLLEVEGRGGFPELVGTIKSLFSAIDEVSATWGAEPIASRLQLVTYSEALKKLELGADSWGEDFSHAQEIALCADGPVLLTHHPDPQPAFGPRPTLEKFFNMKPTPTHNGDRPTVQSCDLLLPISGESLGGAVRIHQSDVLRARLLKSGMFATLQRRGLGLAQFADYLGHMEAQGHLIGEHYGFGVGIDRVVQYLMGETDIRRCAGFLVNTDLSAAPVPENGNGHHPETIEAILAEV